TGCATAAAATACGACATTTCTGTAACCTTGCAAAAAGTGTGAAAGTACTAAAAGTGTgttttgttatttaaaaaaaagtaataaaaaatAGCAAGGTCTAAAAGGTTGCACCCGTGATAATACTTTTAATCTAGTTATTTTTTTGCTTTAAGCCTTCCTCCTTAAAAACAAACAGTTGTATCCAATCCATGACTCACCAGCTGCTGCTTGTTCTTCACCAGACAGACTATCCTCATGGCCTCCTCATCGTCAGGGAGGTTGTCAGGGATAGGAGGCAGCACAGGGTCATAGTCCTTCTGGGCCACCGTATCATGGGCTGATATCAGAGCCTAGGACAGAGCACAACTATTAAGTACATTCATCCATTCAGGCGGACTCAACACACATAAATAACTCACACAACCCAGAATACTTTAGTTACTGCAACCACAGATACCAAGGTTAGGATCATAGGAGCCCTTGTTGCCTCAGGATCTCTCACCTGGAAGTGTGGTCCCCTGAGGAGACTGTAAAGTTCCCTGGCCTCAGCAGAAGGGTCCGGAACTGTTCTCATGTCAGCCAGAATCTAGAAGAGAAGCAGAAAGAAGGGTTGGAACACAGACAGCAGCAGAGTGGACATAGGACAGGACTGACCTCACTGACACCTCTGACAAGCCAATGAGGGAAGAGGGCAAAGCAGTAGAGGGAAAGGTCCTACCTGTTGGATGAGCTGTGTTGTGTATGGTAGGAAGGGAGCAGGAGGCTCTCGCTGGTGCTGCTGCAGACGCTCATACACCTGGGTggagcagagacagagaaaagGTTAAACCTACACCCAGAACAAGACAAGAGTATGGACAAACACAAGTCAAAGACACCCTCCACTCACTGGGTGGAGCAGAGACCAAGATAAAGttaatctataaatcactgctaggcaaatccccgtcttatcttagctcactggtcaccatagcagcacccacccgtagtctccGCTCCATTAGGTATATCTCACtgatcatccccaaagccaacacctcctttggccgccattccttccagttatctgctgccaatgactggaacgaactgcaaaaatctctgaagctggagactcttatctccctcactaactttaagcatcagttgtcagagcagcttaccgatcactgcacctgtacacagccattctgaaattagcccacccaactacctcatccccatattgttatttatttagctaatttgcaccccagtatctctatttgcacataatcttttgcacatctatcattccagtgttaatacgaaattgtaactattttgcactatagcctatttattgccttacctccataacttactacattcgcacacactgtatatatattttcagttgtatttttgactttatgttttgtttaccccatatgtaactctgtgttgttgtttttttcgcactgctttgctttatcttggccaggtcgcagttgtaaatgagaacttgttctcaactggcttacctggttaaataaaggtgaaataaataaaaataaataaataaaaagtacagATAAAGTGAAACACAGCCTTTCTAAACCCCAGATGAGAGTATATCACAGACTCCCAGACTAACTTTGAGCAGAGACTTGAGCCAGGGGGTGTTGAGGAGGCTGTGTAGGAGCTCTGCCCCATTGATTTCCTTTTTGATGGAATGTTTCACCTCCTCTACCACGTCAGACAGGATCtgcctcaggcctggaggaaaaCACCAACATAAACATAATCATAAAGATAAACAGCCATAGGATTATCACAACATACAGGAGAGAAGTGCATTGTCATCAGCTAGAGGTTGAGAGAGAAGCTGTTTCCTATTACTGACCATGGTCACCCAGTCTAGGGGAAGACATCACCACCTCGGCCTCCTACA
The sequence above is a segment of the Coregonus clupeaformis isolate EN_2021a unplaced genomic scaffold, ASM2061545v1 scaf0460, whole genome shotgun sequence genome. Coding sequences within it:
- the LOC123484785 gene encoding MAGUK p55 subfamily member 4-like, which encodes MSSPRLGDHGLRQILSDVVEEVKHSIKKEINGAELLHSLLNTPWLKSLLKVYERLQQHQREPPAPFLPYTTQLIQQILADMRTVPDPSAEARELYSLLRGPHFQALISAHDTVAQKDYDPVLPPIPDNLPDDEEAMRIVCLVKNKQQLRSSGGGIRSRWDSLSEMTRRRLIHGGARGGGGPPGMVWGALGAEVPGEQPVMPSTRESQLPTS